The DNA region AGAAATGAGGGGGCGCATGGGCGTTTTGTTTGGGCCAATCTGATACAGCTGTTTTCGAGAACAAGAAGTGTTTCTACCATTCGCGGATTTGAGGGTGCTGTGTAGTGTGGATGTATGCCATCAGGAACGAAAACTTGGACTCGTAACGAAATCGAAGCTATGGACCGCAAGCAGCGCTTAAAATTGGTCAATGCCTTGCCGGGCTTCAAAAGCGCTAACTTGGTAGGCACTCAAAGTCGAGACGGGTCCGACAACTTAGCCGTGTTTTCCTCCTGTATCCATATAGGTTCAAATCCGGCTCTACTTGGATTGATCTTTCGTCCAGACGTCGTGCCTCGCCATACTTTAGCAAACATCCGGGAAACGGGGGCCTATACTATTAACGCAATTGGTGATTCCTTTTTCGAGCAGGCTCACCGCACGAGCCTTAAATACGAAGCGGATGAATCGGAGTTCGAATGTGTAGGTCTGACACCTCAGATTATCGAAGGTCATCATGCTCCCTGCGTTCGAGAGTCACCGCTTAAAATGTGCCTCAGTCTCTGCGATGAAATCCCGGTCCCTGCAAATGGTACGACGTTGGTTGTTGGGGCAATCGAGCATGTG from Opitutales bacterium includes:
- a CDS encoding flavin reductase, whose protein sequence is MPSGTKTWTRNEIEAMDRKQRLKLVNALPGFKSANLVGTQSRDGSDNLAVFSSCIHIGSNPALLGLIFRPDVVPRHTLANIRETGAYTINAIGDSFFEQAHRTSLKYEADESEFECVGLTPQIIEGHHAPCVRESPLKMCLSLCDEIPVPANGTTLVVGAIEHVVLDQSEAQFDDGGLDLERLGITAIGGIDQYYAPRFLKQMPYEK